A single Pseudodesulfovibrio aespoeensis Aspo-2 DNA region contains:
- a CDS encoding aminopeptidase, protein MSKKSAKLEYEPKSAWEVYASKKDIKAMDAMADRYVDFLSRCKTERLVMDHVRGKVEGAGFVDDLKAPLAYRFNRNKTCFLARKGRRPLSQGFRLVGAHADCPRLDLKQRPLYEDTDICLAKTHYYGGIRKYQWLTIPLALHGTVVKKSGEVVTVCIGENPADPVFTITDLLPHLAYKEVEKKVADAFEAEKLNLVMGQSPVAKPGKPGMEGDGEAIKEPVKRKVLELLNARYGIDEADFFSAEMQAVPAGPARFVGLDASIIGGYGQDDRSSVFCALEAFLAEPDPEYAQIVLFWDKEEIGSEGATGANSRFFENCMEELVEAWEPGARLSSVLSGGSALSADVSAAMDPDHKDVYEPLNAARLGYGPCFNKFTGHRGKVGANDAHPDFIGWLRRILDDAGIPWHMSELGKVDVGGGGTVAKFLAVYGMDVIDVGVPVLSMHSPFELSAKADIYACTLAFREFLKQ, encoded by the coding sequence ATGAGCAAGAAGAGCGCAAAACTCGAATACGAGCCGAAATCCGCCTGGGAGGTCTATGCCTCCAAAAAGGACATCAAGGCCATGGACGCCATGGCCGACCGGTATGTGGACTTCCTGAGCCGGTGCAAGACCGAGCGGCTGGTCATGGACCATGTCAGGGGCAAGGTCGAGGGTGCCGGTTTCGTGGACGATCTCAAGGCCCCGCTGGCCTATCGCTTCAACCGCAACAAGACCTGCTTCCTGGCGCGCAAGGGCAGGCGTCCTCTGAGCCAGGGATTCCGGTTGGTGGGCGCGCACGCCGATTGCCCACGCCTGGACCTCAAGCAGCGTCCGCTGTACGAGGACACGGACATCTGCCTTGCCAAGACCCACTACTACGGCGGCATCCGCAAGTACCAGTGGCTGACCATCCCCCTGGCCCTGCACGGCACGGTGGTCAAGAAGAGCGGGGAGGTGGTCACGGTGTGCATCGGCGAGAACCCGGCAGACCCGGTCTTCACCATCACCGACCTGCTGCCGCACCTGGCCTACAAGGAAGTGGAAAAAAAGGTGGCCGACGCCTTTGAAGCCGAGAAGCTGAACCTGGTCATGGGCCAGTCGCCCGTGGCCAAGCCGGGCAAACCCGGCATGGAGGGCGATGGCGAGGCGATCAAGGAGCCGGTCAAGCGCAAGGTGCTGGAACTGCTCAACGCCCGTTACGGCATCGACGAGGCCGACTTCTTCAGCGCCGAGATGCAGGCCGTGCCCGCCGGACCGGCCCGCTTTGTGGGATTGGATGCGTCCATCATCGGCGGCTACGGCCAGGACGATCGGTCCAGCGTGTTTTGCGCCCTTGAGGCCTTCCTGGCCGAGCCTGATCCGGAATACGCGCAGATCGTGCTCTTCTGGGACAAGGAGGAGATCGGCTCCGAGGGGGCAACCGGGGCCAACTCGCGCTTTTTCGAGAATTGCATGGAGGAGCTGGTGGAGGCGTGGGAGCCGGGCGCGCGGCTGTCGAGCGTCCTCTCTGGCGGCTCGGCCCTGTCTGCGGACGTGTCCGCGGCCATGGACCCGGACCACAAGGATGTCTACGAGCCGCTGAACGCGGCCCGGCTGGGCTACGGCCCGTGCTTCAACAAGTTCACCGGCCATCGCGGCAAGGTGGGGGCCAACGACGCCCACCCGGACTTCATCGGCTGGCTCCGGCGCATCCTCGACGACGCGGGCATCCCCTGGCACATGTCCGAGCTGGGCAAGGTGGACGTGGGCGGCGGCGGCACCGTGGCCAAGTTCCTGGCCGTCTACGGCATGGACGTCATCGACGTGGGCGTGCCCGTGCTCTCCATGCACTCCCCCTTTGAACTCTCGGCCAAGGCGGACATCTACGCCTGCACTTTGGCCTTCCGGGAGTTTTTGAAGCAGTAG
- a CDS encoding VOC family protein, translated as MTMIFQGPALFVADIDASRAFYEDILGQPVLADHGPHVAFASGFSLWQADHATGVIYAGSRPRPATLGQGNLEMYFESETLDQDFARISERWQDIIHPVQPAPWGQRGFRLHDPDGHVVEVAEPLPLLVRRLLDEGLTVEQISASTSIPVEAVAAMAGGSDQE; from the coding sequence ATGACCATGATTTTCCAAGGCCCGGCCCTGTTCGTGGCCGACATCGACGCCTCGCGCGCCTTTTACGAAGACATCCTTGGGCAGCCAGTGCTGGCCGACCACGGCCCGCATGTGGCCTTTGCCAGCGGATTCTCCCTCTGGCAGGCGGACCACGCCACCGGGGTGATCTACGCGGGGTCCAGGCCGCGCCCGGCCACGCTGGGCCAGGGCAACCTCGAAATGTATTTTGAAAGCGAGACCCTGGACCAGGACTTCGCCCGCATAAGTGAACGCTGGCAGGACATCATCCACCCGGTACAGCCCGCACCGTGGGGCCAGCGCGGCTTCCGGCTGCACGACCCGGACGGCCACGTGGTCGAGGTGGCCGAGCCGCTCCCCCTGCTCGTGCGCCGCCTCCTGGACGAGGGGCTGACCGTCGAGCAGATCAGCGCAAGCACCTCCATCCCGGTTGAAGCCGTGGCCGCCATGGCGGGCGGCAGCGACCAGGAGTGA
- the selA gene encoding L-seryl-tRNA(Sec) selenium transferase, with protein MSTLFRHLPSMAQVLAGLDADADMAALPRPLVKEHVNGFLDLCREEIRAGIIADKDALALAALMPRLTAYVRSCSRPHFRRVLNGTGVVIHTNLGRSLLARPAIEAVAEACAHYSNCEFDLTTGKRGSRYSHVEKILCDITGAEAALVVNNNAAAVFIMLETLARGREVVVSRGQLVEIGGSFRIPDVMAKSGAILREVGATNRTHAHDYEQAIGDETAALMRVHTSNFRMVGFTKEVSLPEMRALGDRYGLPVIEDLGSGTLYALAGDGLLGEPTVQQVVAQGADVVSFSGDKVLGGPQAGIIVGRKEYVDRIKKNPINRAVRIDKMTLAALEATLRLYLDMDVARREVPTLRMITASQESLRSKARRLADAVRAELGDMAEVTMRKGFSRVGGGAFPEYDLPGTLVTVNLVGISADALRDALFDTDPPLVARIEDDVFLLDPRTLASSELKLAANALRQAVDTIKDNT; from the coding sequence ATGAGCACATTATTTCGCCACCTGCCGTCCATGGCTCAGGTGCTGGCAGGCCTCGACGCGGACGCGGACATGGCCGCGCTGCCGCGTCCGCTGGTCAAGGAACACGTCAATGGCTTCCTCGACCTCTGCCGGGAGGAGATTCGGGCGGGAATCATTGCTGACAAGGATGCCCTGGCCCTGGCCGCGCTCATGCCTCGTCTGACCGCCTATGTGCGCTCGTGCTCCCGGCCCCATTTTCGCCGGGTGCTCAACGGCACGGGCGTGGTCATCCATACCAATCTGGGCCGCTCGCTCCTGGCCCGGCCTGCCATCGAGGCCGTGGCCGAGGCGTGCGCCCATTACTCCAATTGCGAGTTCGACCTGACCACGGGCAAGCGGGGCAGCCGCTACAGCCATGTGGAGAAGATTCTGTGCGACATCACCGGGGCCGAGGCCGCCCTGGTGGTCAACAACAACGCCGCCGCCGTGTTCATCATGCTCGAAACCCTGGCCCGCGGGCGCGAGGTGGTGGTGTCGCGCGGTCAGTTGGTGGAGATCGGCGGTTCGTTTCGCATCCCGGACGTGATGGCCAAGTCCGGGGCGATCCTGCGCGAGGTGGGAGCCACCAACCGTACCCATGCGCACGACTACGAGCAGGCCATCGGCGACGAGACCGCCGCGTTGATGCGGGTGCACACCTCGAATTTTCGCATGGTCGGGTTCACCAAGGAGGTGAGCCTGCCGGAGATGCGCGCCCTTGGCGACAGATACGGCCTGCCGGTCATCGAGGACCTGGGCAGCGGCACGCTCTACGCCCTGGCTGGGGACGGCCTGCTGGGCGAGCCCACGGTGCAGCAGGTGGTGGCCCAGGGCGCGGACGTGGTCTCCTTTTCCGGCGACAAGGTGCTGGGCGGCCCCCAGGCAGGCATCATCGTCGGCAGAAAGGAATACGTGGACCGCATCAAGAAGAACCCCATCAACCGGGCCGTGCGCATCGACAAGATGACCCTGGCCGCGCTGGAGGCCACCCTGCGGCTCTATCTCGACATGGACGTGGCCCGGCGCGAGGTGCCGACCCTGCGCATGATCACCGCCTCGCAGGAATCGCTGCGCAGCAAGGCGCGCCGACTGGCCGACGCGGTGCGGGCCGAGCTGGGCGACATGGCCGAGGTGACCATGCGCAAGGGGTTTTCCCGCGTGGGCGGGGGCGCGTTCCCGGAATACGACCTACCCGGAACCCTGGTCACGGTGAATCTCGTTGGAATTTCCGCAGACGCCCTCAGGGACGCGCTGTTCGACACCGACCCGCCGCTGGTGGCGCGCATCGAGGACGACGTGTTCCTGCTCGACCCGCGCACCCTGGCCTCAAGCGAACTCAAACTGGCGGCCAATGCCCTGCGGCAGGCCGTGGACACGATCAAGGACAACACATGA